Proteins encoded within one genomic window of Bermanella sp. WJH001:
- a CDS encoding outer membrane protein transport protein, producing MMAVVMKSIFVFLLLGFSVYSNAQLGQSMLIDPKALSLGNAVTADPPGLASIHYNPAGLTKLDGRQIGVTMLNVILKSEATFNLPEDYDGDGELLNFEDDPVIGQKSKPIAGAYIPGVGIFPLHLPVLALPSAGFSIKPPGSKFTFATATYMPMVAGFVKEEPDDPGRYQAKQLAMQRMTYLSPSFGYKVNDELSLGAGFLLSHQGFAIVQDARGVNLIMAATEMLQDAFGCEEGGGGNDPLVPFISLCGGRVGPYRDIGTLSMKLENSMSLSYNLGLLWEPTDWFAWGMAYQSEAKDQLSGDFEMDYSRDFSGFFSGFRGSIFGAITAAMFQLPSGVSKETGYVTTEFTYPQHFQTGFKFRFFDKLQFNVDAGWTDYDEWDSFYFEFDRQLDFLNAAKILAPGEVTGNTLRQYLNYKSVWSFGFGLEYQLSTRLKARIGYEPRVTSIPDDKRNVMAPLGFAPMYGMGFGYRWDLDTVIDVSLSFLKSQETIEADPQGSNEFTTSSGSLNRDCLTCLVANPYPGLDVETKLTVAAAGITFRTKF from the coding sequence ATGATGGCTGTTGTTATGAAGAGTATTTTCGTTTTTTTATTGCTGGGCTTTAGCGTTTATTCTAATGCTCAATTGGGTCAGTCTATGTTGATTGACCCGAAGGCGCTTTCATTAGGTAATGCGGTGACAGCTGATCCACCTGGTCTGGCCTCTATACACTACAATCCTGCTGGCTTAACAAAGCTCGACGGTCGCCAAATTGGCGTAACCATGTTGAACGTTATTTTAAAATCTGAGGCAACTTTTAATCTTCCAGAAGATTATGATGGTGATGGGGAGCTTTTAAATTTTGAAGATGACCCTGTAATTGGCCAAAAAAGTAAACCTATTGCTGGTGCCTATATTCCTGGTGTTGGTATTTTTCCGTTGCATTTACCCGTTTTGGCTTTGCCTTCTGCTGGCTTTTCTATCAAACCACCTGGCTCTAAATTTACCTTTGCAACGGCTACTTATATGCCAATGGTTGCAGGTTTTGTTAAAGAAGAGCCTGACGATCCAGGTCGTTATCAAGCTAAACAACTTGCAATGCAGCGAATGACTTACCTTTCACCTTCTTTTGGTTATAAGGTTAATGATGAGCTTTCACTGGGTGCGGGTTTTTTACTTTCACACCAAGGTTTTGCAATTGTGCAGGATGCTCGTGGTGTTAACTTAATTATGGCGGCAACTGAAATGCTACAGGATGCATTTGGTTGTGAAGAAGGCGGTGGTGGTAATGATCCATTGGTGCCTTTTATATCTTTATGTGGCGGCAGGGTTGGACCTTATCGTGACATCGGTACGCTTAGCATGAAACTTGAGAACTCCATGTCACTTTCATATAACTTGGGGTTGTTGTGGGAGCCCACTGATTGGTTTGCGTGGGGCATGGCATATCAAAGCGAGGCAAAGGACCAGCTAAGTGGTGATTTCGAGATGGATTATTCTCGAGATTTCTCTGGTTTTTTTAGTGGTTTCAGGGGTTCGATTTTTGGTGCAATTACTGCGGCAATGTTTCAGCTGCCTTCAGGTGTAAGCAAAGAAACAGGGTATGTAACGACAGAATTTACCTATCCGCAGCATTTTCAAACAGGCTTTAAGTTTAGATTCTTTGATAAATTACAATTTAATGTTGATGCTGGTTGGACGGATTATGATGAATGGGATTCATTTTATTTTGAATTCGACCGTCAGTTGGATTTCTTGAACGCTGCCAAAATACTTGCCCCTGGAGAAGTGACAGGTAATACCTTACGTCAATATTTGAACTATAAGAGTGTTTGGAGTTTTGGATTTGGCCTTGAATATCAATTAAGTACCCGATTAAAGGCGCGAATTGGTTATGAGCCTCGTGTTACGTCTATACCAGACGATAAGCGTAATGTTATGGCTCCTTTAGGTTTTGCTCCGATGTATGGGATGGGTTTTGGTTACCGCTGGGATTTAGATACTGTGATTGATGTTTCGTTATCATTCTTGAAGAGTCAGGAAACAATTGAAGCTGATCCTCAGGGGTCGAATGAATTCACAACATCAAGTGGCTCTTTGAACCGTGATTGCTTAACTTGTTTGGTTGCAAACCCTTATCCTGGATTGGATGTGGAAACCAAACTTACAGTTGCGGCTGCTGGTATTACCTTTAGAACAAAATTTTAA
- a CDS encoding alpha/beta fold hydrolase — translation MKSSSLLFPVALMRAEALSSEFIEDTYLLKPNNSPDVSAQIALSRLGYYDNQTTNRGTPVILVHGAFSNRGIWLDSHLQGAAKLLLENGFDPWMLELRGHGDSPENAFYHKNSLELYAQFDLPAVQAFVKEQTDQQILWVGHSSGAVCIATALAAKYLNTDDIVGVALFGAQVSKYPFVVYLPFIRSLIKIWLLSKKRISNPKLGPEMEPNSIGFEFLRWSGFFTRWKSQKGFSFWKGLKDIEIPVIGFAAKKDKGDPAKHCEKLINHFSGVKTFHLLSKANGYSKDYGHGDMVKSDSALKEVWPLLIDWLENVKLNKLEERK, via the coding sequence ATGAAAAGTAGTAGCTTATTATTTCCGGTTGCATTAATGCGAGCTGAGGCTCTATCTTCGGAGTTTATTGAAGATACTTATTTATTGAAACCAAATAATAGCCCAGACGTCTCTGCACAAATCGCGTTATCTCGATTGGGTTATTACGATAATCAAACAACCAATCGAGGTACGCCTGTCATTCTTGTTCATGGCGCATTCTCTAATCGAGGCATTTGGTTAGACAGCCACTTGCAAGGTGCGGCAAAGTTATTACTTGAAAATGGCTTTGACCCTTGGATGTTAGAATTAAGAGGTCATGGCGATAGCCCTGAAAATGCTTTTTATCATAAAAACTCCTTAGAGTTATATGCACAGTTTGATTTGCCTGCCGTTCAGGCTTTTGTAAAAGAGCAGACTGATCAGCAGATACTTTGGGTTGGTCATTCAAGTGGTGCAGTGTGTATTGCAACTGCTTTGGCGGCTAAATATTTAAACACAGATGATATTGTAGGTGTTGCTTTATTTGGCGCCCAGGTTTCTAAATATCCGTTTGTTGTTTATCTTCCATTTATACGTTCGCTTATTAAAATATGGCTATTGTCTAAAAAGCGTATATCAAACCCTAAGCTTGGCCCTGAAATGGAACCAAATAGTATTGGTTTTGAATTTCTTCGCTGGTCAGGTTTTTTTACGCGCTGGAAATCACAAAAAGGGTTTTCTTTCTGGAAGGGGTTAAAAGATATTGAAATTCCAGTGATTGGCTTTGCTGCTAAGAAAGACAAAGGCGACCCTGCTAAACATTGCGAGAAATTAATCAACCACTTCTCTGGTGTTAAAACCTTCCATTTGCTATCAAAGGCAAATGGATATTCAAAAGATTATGGGCATGGGGATATGGTAAAAAGTGACTCAGCTCTAAAAGAAGTCTGGCCACTGCTCATTGATTGGCTAGAAAATGTAAAACTCAATAAGTTAGAGGAAAGAAAATGA
- a CDS encoding transporter yields MNARIILLLAFFVSNGASADVSSAREALSQQEGDATQEKSLEEVFEATENSYSLMKKGQTSLGFNMSYSYVADQRLDVNIVNGQVTAFDVNPSASHNLSNNFNFDYGYKNNLTLGLTLPLVVKYDSFESQSASGLGDVSINARWQPYAYVPGELSKTVTGSFKTKTGSSPFHTVGDKTLPTGSGYYSLTGGMSLSKVVDPVMLFGSGSLTYAIPEKDINQPRGGARLMEVKPGLSMSFSGGFAYSLSYDVSMSMSFQGSYSDKSTYVFSSSEVESSATVSGLFNISLGVRVSPKTITNIGVGFGMTDDAPDVILSLSLPIDVNGLKAKSSASSS; encoded by the coding sequence GTGAACGCGAGAATAATTTTATTACTAGCCTTTTTTGTATCTAATGGTGCAAGTGCAGATGTATCAAGCGCAAGGGAAGCATTATCTCAACAAGAAGGTGATGCGACTCAAGAAAAAAGTCTTGAGGAAGTGTTTGAGGCAACAGAAAATAGCTATTCACTTATGAAAAAAGGCCAGACTTCGCTAGGCTTTAATATGAGCTATAGCTATGTTGCTGACCAACGCCTTGATGTAAATATCGTAAATGGGCAAGTTACCGCTTTTGATGTTAACCCTTCTGCTAGTCATAACCTTTCAAATAACTTCAACTTTGACTATGGCTATAAAAACAACCTAACCCTTGGTTTGACGTTGCCATTGGTGGTCAAATATGACTCATTTGAATCACAAAGTGCGTCTGGCCTGGGGGATGTTTCAATTAATGCTCGTTGGCAGCCTTATGCCTACGTCCCTGGCGAGCTTAGCAAAACTGTTACAGGTTCATTTAAAACAAAAACCGGCTCAAGTCCGTTTCATACGGTAGGAGATAAAACACTACCAACCGGTAGCGGTTATTACTCTCTTACTGGCGGTATGTCATTATCCAAAGTAGTGGACCCTGTGATGCTGTTTGGTTCAGGTAGTTTGACCTATGCCATTCCTGAAAAAGATATTAATCAGCCAAGAGGCGGCGCAAGGCTAATGGAAGTTAAGCCTGGCTTAAGCATGTCGTTTTCTGGTGGTTTTGCATATTCCTTGTCATATGATGTGTCGATGAGTATGTCATTTCAGGGAAGTTACAGTGATAAATCCACATATGTGTTTTCATCATCAGAAGTAGAGAGTTCTGCAACGGTAAGCGGCCTATTTAATATTAGCCTAGGTGTGCGTGTCTCCCCCAAAACGATCACCAATATTGGTGTTGGGTTTGGTATGACTGATGATGCTCCTGATGTAATTTTATCTCTTTCATTGCCTATTGATGTGAACGGCTTGAAAGCCAAATCATCTGCTAGCTCTTCTTAA
- a CDS encoding pyruvate, water dikinase regulatory protein, whose product MKRQAFFISDGTGITAETLGHSLLAQFESIEFEQITLPYIDSIEKAQEVVQRLNNSAENGTRPIVFDTIVNQDIRDEISKAEAFKVDIFATFLAPLEKELNKGSSYTVGKSHVGGNNKSYLARIDAVNFALDNDDGSKIKHYDKADIILVGVSRSGKTPSCLYLALQFGIKAANYPLTEEDLGSGDLPSALKPFKNKLFGLTIDPERLAAIRNERKANSRYASLNQCYYETEEVEMLFRRMNIPFLTTTDLSVEEISTRIMVETKLNRRA is encoded by the coding sequence ATGAAACGACAAGCATTTTTTATTTCAGATGGCACGGGCATTACAGCCGAGACACTGGGTCACAGCCTTTTAGCTCAATTTGAGAGCATAGAGTTTGAGCAAATCACACTCCCCTATATTGATTCAATCGAAAAAGCACAGGAGGTTGTTCAAAGATTAAACAACTCAGCTGAGAATGGCACAAGACCCATCGTTTTCGACACTATCGTGAATCAAGATATACGTGATGAGATATCCAAAGCCGAGGCATTTAAAGTTGATATATTTGCTACATTTTTAGCACCATTAGAAAAAGAACTAAACAAAGGGTCTAGCTATACAGTTGGTAAGTCCCATGTGGGTGGTAACAATAAAAGCTATCTTGCCAGAATTGATGCGGTTAACTTTGCCCTGGATAATGATGACGGCAGCAAGATTAAGCATTACGACAAAGCAGATATTATTTTAGTTGGTGTATCCCGTTCAGGTAAAACGCCTAGTTGTCTTTATCTGGCCCTTCAGTTTGGTATAAAGGCAGCCAACTACCCACTCACAGAAGAAGATCTCGGTAGCGGTGATTTGCCTTCAGCCCTCAAGCCATTCAAAAACAAGTTATTTGGCTTAACCATTGACCCAGAAAGACTGGCCGCCATTAGGAATGAGCGAAAAGCTAATAGCCGCTATGCATCATTAAATCAATGTTACTACGAAACTGAAGAAGTAGAGATGCTGTTCAGAAGAATGAATATTCCTTTTTTAACAACAACAGATTTGTCAGTGGAAGAGATATCAACAAGAATCATGGTTGAAACTAAGTTAAATCGTCGAGCTTAA
- a CDS encoding C39 family peptidase, which translates to MLVFLLASIISYTMLTEFLEVESQPKGIVYYETGYGAQSTRQKEFIEPLSEFRYNNVVRQAYDYSCGSAALTTLLDFYLGRNFQERQVMEGLLQFGDSEKIVERRGFSLLDMKRLVTALGHPSGGFRAEKEDLIKLDHPAIAPIEYAGFKHFVVIRGVKNGHVFVADPSVGNISFTLKRFLEVWDRNVLFIVFPNGHKPVGGLEIRDEDLRVIDERTFTRMAFRDFRDFFPMDHFRENAEVSNGLARSKNNAHWIREEDTADDDLGELTAAGDEGFDPSLVNTIKTDSLVNKSIRFKRK; encoded by the coding sequence ATGTTGGTTTTTTTGCTTGCCTCTATTATTAGTTACACCATGCTCACTGAGTTTCTTGAAGTAGAATCTCAGCCTAAGGGTATTGTGTACTATGAAACAGGTTATGGAGCTCAAAGCACTCGTCAAAAAGAATTTATAGAACCGCTATCAGAGTTTCGTTATAACAATGTTGTACGCCAAGCATATGATTACAGTTGTGGCTCGGCTGCATTAACGACACTTTTGGACTTTTATCTTGGCCGTAATTTCCAAGAGCGTCAGGTAATGGAGGGCTTACTGCAATTTGGTGACTCTGAAAAAATTGTAGAGCGACGCGGCTTTTCGTTACTCGATATGAAAAGACTAGTAACCGCTCTTGGCCATCCTTCAGGTGGTTTCAGGGCAGAAAAAGAAGATTTAATTAAACTAGATCACCCAGCTATCGCACCTATTGAATATGCAGGTTTCAAACACTTTGTTGTAATACGAGGCGTAAAAAATGGCCATGTTTTTGTAGCTGACCCATCTGTAGGTAATATAAGCTTTACATTAAAACGCTTTTTAGAAGTTTGGGATCGTAATGTACTGTTTATCGTATTCCCTAATGGTCACAAGCCTGTTGGTGGCTTAGAAATACGCGATGAGGACTTAAGGGTGATTGACGAGCGAACATTTACCCGAATGGCTTTTCGTGACTTTAGAGATTTCTTCCCAATGGATCATTTTCGTGAAAACGCTGAGGTTAGTAACGGGCTTGCAAGAAGTAAGAATAATGCTCATTGGATTCGTGAAGAAGATACAGCCGATGATGATCTTGGCGAACTAACAGCGGCCGGTGATGAGGGTTTCGATCCTTCATTGGTAAACACAATTAAGACGGACTCTCTGGTAAATAAAAGCATTCGCTTTAAGAGAAAATAA
- the ppsA gene encoding phosphoenolpyruvate synthase → MNNHVIWFNQLGMADVDKVGGKNASLGEMISNLSSSGVNVPNGFATTANAFRLFLKQNDLESQINEKLAGIADGSLSDLNTAGAEIRALILSTPLPAELEDQVKSALKTLQGNDNEISVAVRSSATAEDLPDASFAGQQETFLNIVGEDAVLQAVKEVFASLYNDRAISYRAHQGYEHQDVALSVGIQRMVRSESGSAGVMFTMDTESGFDQVVFITSAYGLGETVVQGAVNPDEFYVHKKSLAEGRPAILRRNLGAKAVKMIYSQDANSDSPVETVRVEREERFKFSITDSDINTLAQQALIIEKHYKRPMDIEWAKDGVNGEIYIVQARPETVKSRSSKNVMERYILKETGKVLCEGRSVGHRIGRGPVKVLRNVNQMHDIDEGDILVADMTDPDWEPIMKKASAIVTNRGGRTCHAAIIARELGIPAVVGCGDATDELQDGQLVTVSCAEGDTGFIYDGALDFEHKTNSVGNMPNLPFKIMMNVGNPDRAFDFQGLPNEGVGLARLEFIINRMIGVHPKALLNFETLPEEVKATVERRIAGYASPIDFYVEKLVEGISTLAAAFYPKKVIVRLSDFKSNEYANLIGGRLYEPEEENPMLGFRGAARYISKSFRDCFELECRAIKKVREEMGLSNVEVMVPFVRTVGEAKQVVDLLSSNGLKRGENGLRLIMMCELPANALLADEFLEYFDGYSIGSNDLTQLTLGLDRDSGVIAHLFDERNSAIRKLMHMAISACKKQNKYIGICGQGPSDHPDFAKWLMDEGIDSVSLNPDSVLDTWFYLADKPQ, encoded by the coding sequence TTGAATAATCACGTTATTTGGTTCAATCAACTGGGTATGGCTGATGTAGATAAGGTGGGTGGTAAAAATGCCTCACTAGGGGAAATGATCAGTAATTTATCATCTTCTGGTGTTAATGTTCCCAATGGCTTTGCAACCACCGCGAACGCATTTCGATTATTTTTAAAGCAAAATGATCTAGAGTCCCAAATTAATGAAAAACTAGCTGGTATTGCTGATGGATCTTTAAGTGATCTTAATACAGCCGGCGCAGAGATTCGTGCTCTTATTTTATCAACTCCTTTACCGGCAGAGCTTGAAGATCAAGTAAAAAGTGCATTAAAAACCCTTCAAGGAAATGATAATGAAATTTCCGTGGCTGTTCGTTCGTCAGCCACAGCCGAAGATCTTCCGGATGCATCTTTTGCTGGGCAACAAGAAACCTTTTTAAATATCGTTGGTGAAGATGCAGTGCTTCAAGCTGTGAAAGAAGTATTTGCTTCTTTATACAATGATCGCGCAATCAGTTACCGAGCCCATCAAGGCTATGAGCATCAAGATGTTGCACTTTCAGTTGGCATTCAGCGTATGGTTCGCAGTGAAAGTGGTTCTGCCGGTGTTATGTTTACAATGGATACTGAATCAGGTTTTGATCAAGTTGTTTTTATTACCAGTGCCTATGGCTTAGGAGAGACAGTTGTTCAAGGTGCGGTCAATCCAGATGAATTTTATGTTCATAAGAAATCTTTAGCAGAAGGTCGTCCAGCCATTCTGCGTCGTAATTTAGGGGCAAAGGCTGTAAAAATGATCTACAGCCAAGATGCTAATTCTGATTCACCGGTTGAGACGGTTCGTGTAGAGCGCGAAGAGCGTTTCAAATTTAGCATTACAGACTCCGATATTAACACCCTAGCACAGCAAGCACTTATTATTGAAAAGCACTACAAGCGCCCAATGGATATAGAATGGGCAAAAGATGGTGTTAATGGTGAAATCTACATCGTACAGGCTCGCCCAGAAACAGTAAAAAGCCGCTCCAGTAAAAATGTAATGGAGCGTTATATTTTAAAAGAGACTGGCAAGGTGTTATGCGAGGGGCGCAGTGTGGGTCATCGAATTGGTCGCGGCCCGGTCAAAGTACTTCGTAATGTTAATCAAATGCACGACATTGATGAAGGTGACATCTTGGTTGCTGATATGACGGACCCTGATTGGGAGCCCATCATGAAAAAAGCCAGTGCAATTGTAACCAATAGAGGTGGGCGAACTTGCCATGCCGCAATCATTGCGCGTGAGTTAGGTATTCCTGCGGTGGTTGGTTGTGGCGACGCAACGGATGAGCTTCAAGATGGGCAGCTCGTTACGGTTTCTTGTGCTGAAGGTGATACGGGCTTTATCTATGATGGCGCCCTTGATTTTGAACATAAAACCAACTCTGTTGGTAATATGCCCAATTTGCCATTTAAAATTATGATGAATGTTGGTAATCCAGATCGCGCCTTTGACTTCCAAGGTTTACCTAATGAAGGCGTGGGTTTAGCTCGTTTAGAGTTCATTATTAATCGTATGATTGGTGTACATCCAAAAGCACTCTTAAATTTTGAAACACTACCTGAAGAAGTGAAGGCCACGGTTGAGCGTAGAATTGCAGGCTATGCATCTCCAATCGATTTTTATGTGGAAAAATTAGTCGAGGGCATTAGTACGTTGGCCGCTGCTTTTTATCCTAAAAAAGTGATCGTTCGTTTGTCAGATTTCAAATCAAACGAATATGCTAATTTAATTGGCGGTAGACTTTACGAGCCTGAAGAAGAAAACCCAATGCTTGGTTTTAGAGGTGCGGCTCGATACATTAGCAAATCATTCCGCGATTGTTTTGAGCTTGAGTGTCGAGCCATTAAAAAAGTTCGTGAAGAAATGGGACTTTCTAATGTAGAGGTTATGGTTCCGTTTGTGCGTACGGTAGGTGAAGCTAAGCAAGTTGTTGATTTGTTATCATCAAACGGCTTGAAGCGAGGAGAGAATGGTCTTCGTTTGATAATGATGTGTGAGCTACCAGCAAACGCATTATTAGCCGATGAGTTCCTTGAATACTTTGATGGTTACTCAATTGGATCGAACGACCTAACACAGCTTACTCTTGGACTGGACAGGGATTCTGGTGTGATTGCGCATCTATTTGATGAGCGAAACAGTGCAATTCGTAAATTAATGCACATGGCAATTTCAGCGTGTAAAAAACAAAATAAATACATTGGCATTTGTGGGCAGGGTCCAAGTGACCACCCAGATTTTGCCAAGTGGTTAATGGATGAGGGGATTGATAGTGTATCTCTAAATCCAGATTCTGTTTTAGATACTTGGTTTTACCTAGCAGATAAGCCCCAATAA
- the thrH gene encoding bifunctional phosphoserine phosphatase/homoserine phosphotransferase ThrH encodes MELACLDLEGVLIPEIWIEFANKTGIEELKATTRDIPDYDVLMKQRLKILADNNLKLDDIQEVIATLSPLEGAKEFIDWLRERFQVIILSDTFYEFAQPLMRQLGFPTLFCHKLEVDEEGFITDYKLRQVDPKRQSVRSFQLLNYRCIAAGDSYNDTTMLKQAEAGILFKSPQNVIDEFPQFPAVHEYADLKAEFLKASNRNLSID; translated from the coding sequence GTGGAGTTAGCCTGTCTTGACCTTGAAGGGGTGTTGATCCCTGAAATTTGGATTGAATTTGCCAATAAAACTGGCATTGAAGAGCTAAAAGCGACCACTCGTGATATCCCTGATTACGATGTTTTAATGAAACAGCGCTTAAAGATCTTGGCGGATAACAATCTTAAGCTTGATGATATTCAAGAAGTAATAGCAACTCTTTCACCTTTAGAGGGTGCTAAAGAGTTTATCGATTGGTTGCGTGAACGCTTTCAGGTCATCATTCTTTCGGATACTTTTTATGAATTCGCACAGCCACTTATGCGCCAGCTAGGTTTTCCTACGCTCTTTTGCCATAAGCTTGAAGTAGATGAAGAAGGGTTTATTACGGATTATAAATTGCGCCAAGTTGATCCTAAGCGTCAGTCTGTCCGGTCTTTTCAGTTGTTGAATTATCGCTGCATTGCCGCGGGTGATTCATATAATGACACAACAATGCTAAAACAAGCCGAAGCCGGTATTTTGTTTAAGTCTCCGCAAAATGTTATTGATGAATTTCCTCAATTCCCAGCGGTTCATGAATATGCAGACCTTAAGGCTGAATTTTTGAAAGCCAGCAACCGCAACTTATCTATTGATTAG
- the rraA gene encoding ribonuclease E activity regulator RraA, with product MTQYITPDLCDEYPEVEVLEPMFNNYGGRESFGGEVVTIKCHEDNSLVKENVDKPGAGKVMVVDGGGSLRNALLGDMLAEKAAKNGWEGIVIYGCIRDVDVIMETDLGVQALATNPRKTEKKGIGEMNVPVKFAGVDIRPGQFIYADNNGIIVSEKALVMPS from the coding sequence ATGACGCAATATATTACGCCTGATTTATGTGATGAATATCCTGAAGTAGAAGTACTTGAGCCAATGTTTAATAATTATGGTGGTCGTGAGTCATTTGGTGGTGAAGTTGTTACTATTAAGTGTCATGAAGATAATTCTCTAGTCAAAGAAAATGTCGACAAACCTGGTGCTGGTAAGGTTATGGTTGTTGATGGTGGCGGCTCTCTGCGCAATGCACTGCTAGGTGATATGCTGGCAGAAAAAGCGGCTAAAAATGGTTGGGAAGGTATTGTGATTTATGGTTGTATTCGTGATGTGGACGTCATCATGGAAACGGATCTTGGTGTTCAGGCGCTTGCAACTAATCCACGCAAAACTGAGAAAAAGGGCATTGGCGAAATGAATGTTCCTGTTAAGTTTGCTGGTGTGGATATTCGCCCTGGTCAATTTATCTATGCAGATAACAATGGCATTATTGTGTCAGAAAAAGCACTTGTGATGCCTAGTTAA
- the pabB gene encoding aminodeoxychorismate synthase component I: MKLSTTTLPYLENTGQLLVRLSDLGHRVALESSNFEHPNGRWSIISAAPVKSLELPKKESLSTFLTEIHDLYKVLPHIDSNLPFCGGLIGHLSYDLGIEKVNSKKHNAHPLILCSLYTWAYVIDHQKKETTLVYWPEISLQSETYLKDIYTQSLLSPALKSGDFKLTQPFTAKWSKDEYKNKIDKIHDYILNGDTYQVNLAQSFSSKFTGDSTHAYLALKKAAKVPFASFFEGENWSFASATPELFLQLDDQRIRTKPIKGTRPRLNNDQLDQQQIAELKNSIKDKAENLMIVDLLRNDLSKNATDVTVESLFEVESFSTVHHLVSTISAKITNKNAIQILIDAFPGGSITGAPKKRAMEIITELEEGPRSFYCGSTFYLSSNKKMNSNILIRGFLFAEGEVTCWAGGGIVADSNWEDEYQESLDKISKLMSALSNQ, encoded by the coding sequence ATGAAACTCTCTACAACCACTCTCCCCTATCTTGAAAATACAGGGCAACTCTTAGTTAGGCTTAGCGATCTGGGTCATAGGGTTGCACTTGAAAGCTCAAATTTCGAACACCCCAATGGAAGATGGAGCATTATTTCTGCCGCGCCAGTAAAGTCCTTAGAGCTGCCCAAGAAAGAATCATTAAGTACTTTCTTAACTGAAATACATGACCTCTATAAGGTTCTTCCGCATATAGATAGCAACTTACCCTTTTGTGGCGGGCTAATAGGCCACTTAAGTTACGACCTTGGCATAGAAAAAGTAAATTCAAAAAAGCACAATGCCCATCCACTTATACTGTGCAGTCTTTACACTTGGGCATATGTGATTGACCATCAAAAAAAAGAAACCACGCTGGTTTACTGGCCTGAAATAAGTTTGCAGTCTGAGACCTACCTTAAAGATATTTATACTCAATCCCTGCTCTCCCCTGCGCTTAAGTCTGGTGATTTTAAATTAACCCAGCCATTTACAGCTAAATGGAGTAAAGACGAGTACAAAAATAAAATAGATAAAATACATGACTACATTTTAAATGGTGATACCTACCAAGTTAACTTGGCACAATCTTTCAGCTCAAAATTTACTGGTGACTCCACACATGCTTACCTCGCACTCAAAAAAGCTGCGAAGGTACCATTTGCTAGTTTTTTTGAGGGCGAAAATTGGTCTTTTGCAAGTGCAACTCCAGAGCTTTTTTTACAGCTCGATGACCAAAGGATTCGCACCAAGCCAATAAAAGGCACAAGACCACGACTGAATAATGACCAGTTAGATCAACAGCAAATTGCAGAGCTAAAAAACAGCATAAAAGACAAAGCTGAAAACCTAATGATCGTTGATTTATTACGCAACGACCTCAGTAAAAATGCCACAGATGTAACAGTAGAGTCTTTATTTGAAGTTGAATCATTTAGCACGGTGCACCATCTTGTCAGCACCATATCAGCTAAGATTACCAACAAAAATGCCATACAAATTTTAATCGATGCTTTTCCTGGGGGGTCCATTACTGGGGCACCTAAAAAGCGCGCCATGGAGATCATTACTGAACTCGAAGAAGGACCTCGAAGTTTTTACTGTGGCTCGACCTTCTATCTATCTAGCAATAAAAAAATGAATTCTAATATATTGATTCGTGGATTTTTGTTTGCCGAAGGTGAAGTGACTTGCTGGGCTGGCGGAGGGATTGTGGCCGATTCAAACTGGGAGGATGAGTATCAAGAGAGCTTGGATAAAATATCCAAGCTCATGAGCGCACTCTCTAATCAATAG